A region from the Panicum hallii strain FIL2 chromosome 1, PHallii_v3.1, whole genome shotgun sequence genome encodes:
- the LOC112886825 gene encoding DNA polymerase epsilon catalytic subunit A-like, producing MSGRRRPAAGGGGGGGGGGGGNWRRSGSAAAKEQRLRLGAEELLESRLGFAPYTDGERRLGWLLTFSPSSWEDEDTGKIYSCVDLYFVSQDGSTFKVKYKFRPYFYAGTKDKMELEVEAYIRRRYEGEISDIEIVEKEDLDLKNHLSGLKRKYLKLQFDTVQQLMRVRNDLLHVVEKNEEKLDAVEAFETIHGVKRVERPQDYMNYIIDLREYDVPYHVRFAIDNDVRCGQWYNVSVSGSDVLLQRREDLLQRAEVHVCAFDIETTKLPLKFPDAEYDTVMMISYMIDGQGYLIINRECVGEDIEDLEYTPKPEFEGHFRVKNVSTELDLLKAWFAHMQEVKPGIYVTYNGDFFDWPFLEKRAAHHGIKMNEEIGFQCDNNQGECRAKFSCHLDCFAWVKRDSYLPQGSQGLKAVTKAKLGYDPLEVNPEDMVRFAMEQPQTMASYSVSDAVATYYLYMTYVHPFIFSLATIIPMSPDEVLRKGSGTLCEMLLMVQAFKANVICPNKHQADLEKFYNNRLLESETYIGGHVECLETGVFRSDLPTKFQLEPSAYEQLIGNLDRDLQYAISVEGKLDIGSVTNYDEVKDAINQKLVSLRDHPIREERPLIYHLDVAAMYPNIILTNRLQPPSIVTDVDCTACDFNRPGKNCLRNLEWVWRGETYMAKKNDYYHIKRQIESELIQSGGIASSKPFLDLSKPEHLLKLKDRLKKYCQKAHKRVVDKPITEVREAGICMRENSFYVDTVRSFRDRRYEYKGLNKTWKGKLAEAKASGNSMKIQEAQDMVVLYDSLQLAHKCILNSFYGYVMRKGARWYSMEMAGVVTYTGAKIIQNARLLVEKIGRPLELDTDGIWCVLPGSFPENFTFKTKAGKKLTISYPCVMLNVDVARNNTNDQYQTLKDPVNKLYTTHSECSIEFEVDGPYKAMILPASKEEGILIKKRYAVFNEDGTLAELKGFEIKRRGELKLIKVFQAEVFDKFLHGSTLEECYSAVASVANRWLDLLDNQGIDIADSELLDFISESSTMSKSLVDYGEQKSCAVTTAKRLAEFLGDSMVKDKGLHCQYIVAREPQGTPVSERAVPVAIFETDPEIAKHYLRKWCRVSSDASIRSIVDWSYYKQRLSSAIQKIITIPAAMQKISNPVPRVLHPDWLHKKVREKDDRFRQRKLRDIFSPLAKDEGMQNLNGAGDMEDLLMSNKDLRKNSSHGLDIDKENNPNGASVGAGSNNSKKQQNSVTGLNVPLSSQIQNVAADETTDRSTDYQGWLDAKKRKWKHVREQKKRRRLGAAATFDGPTNALLSSRNVSQLPGNSRNRATFFQKQELALFRSHWQIIQLASSTTAGRFFAWVVAEGIMFKIPINVPRVFYLNSKAPVTEEFPGRRVKKILPHGRPCFNLIEVVTTEEQFRAEGKKLAAHLAEPDVEGIYETKIPPELNAVIQIGCVCKVDKSAKKRSIQDGWDLAELQMKTTAECSYLEQTVSFFYLYHSLSEGRAVYVFYFPTSFRILAVVVNPFRNTEISPSFLEKQFRDACQALGSVPENLTFHVDYQTSIDAGTKYVQRMLLEYRQQHPGPVIGIIECPKLQAIKAAVRALDDFPCVTIPSNARDNNYQALGWQATAGRTSMQRCAASTQWFNERISLARYAHVPLGNFELDWLLYTADVFFSRALRDQQQVLWISDDGIPDLGGTYEGDTCFADEVIQPALTYPGAYRRVSVELKIHHLAVNSLLKSSQLDEMEGGSISSFGNDMPPGPHATESDFDDASLCLPAFQVLKQLIQRCISDAVSSGNVFADAILQHLYRWLCSPRSKLHDPALHRLLHNVMKKVFALLLAEFRKLGANVIFANFSKIIIDTGKVDLASAHAYCDSLLKTLQTRDLFEWIELEPLHFWHSLLFMDQYNYGGIQAKTQNVDSSDGDNDIDIVSSWNIAEYLPKDTQDHFVLIVSEFLYIPWKFMKEQVATQATIRDDTSCTPSITVMAAENLEGQVIEHLRDKISTYFADKLLRTVSDILHHFKGKSKSESDEPASRESDPHTHKGDAALEFIKHICAVLALDQNVQHDILRMRKNLLKLVRVKEFAPEAQFQDPCASFTLPNVICSYCNDCRDLDLCRDSTLQGQEWRCAVPQCGQPYHREQMENALLQVVRQRERLYHLQDLVCLRCRQVKAAHLSDQCSCGGSFRCKEESSYFLSKMQVFRDVAVSQKFQLLQDCVEWILEVR from the exons ATGAGtggccggcgccggccggcggctggaggaggcgggggagggggaggcggcggcggcgggaactGGCGGAGGagcggctcggcggcggcgaaggagcAGCGGCTGCGTCTCGGCGCGGAGGAGCTCCTCGAGAGCCGGCTGGGATTCGCGCCCTACACCGACGGGGAGCGGCGCCTGGGGTGGCTTCTCACCTTCTCGCCA TCATCATGGGAAGATGAGGACACTGGGAAAATCTACAGCTGTGTTGACCTATACTTTGTGTCACAG GATGGTTCTACTTTTAAAGTGAAATACAAGTTTAGGCCTTATTTTTATGCTGGGACTAAG GACAAGATGGAGTTGGAAGTCGAGGCTTATATCAGGCGACGTTACGAAGGAGAGATTTCTGACATAGAAATAGTTGAGAAAGAGGATTTAGATCTG AAAAATCACCTTTCTGGCTTGAAGAGAAAATACCTGAAGCTTCAGTTTGATACTGTACAGCAGCTAATGCGTGTAAGAAATGACCTATTGCATGTTGTTGAAAAGAATGAAGAAAAATTAGATGCTGTGGAGGCATTTGAAACAATTCATGGTGTAAAAAG GGTAGAAAGGCCACAAGATTACATGAATTACATCATTGATTTACGTGAATATGATGTTCCGTATCATGTTCGTTTTGCTATAGATAATG ATGTGAGATGTGGACAATGGTATAATGTTAGCGTATCTGGTTCTGATGTTTTACTTCAGAGAAGGGAAGACCTGCTTCAGCGTGCAGAAGTGCATGTATGTGCGTTTGATATTGAGACCACAAAGCTGCCACTGAAGTTTCCGGATGCTGAATACGACACTGTAATGATGATTTCATACATGATTGATGGGCAAGGTTACCTGATAATTAACAGAGAG TGCGTTGGGGAAGACATTGAAGATTTGGAGTACACACCTAAACCAGAATTTGAGGGGCATTTTAGAGTTAAGAATGTTTCAACTGAG TTGGATCTGCTTAAAGCATGGTTTGCTCATATGCAAGAGGTTAAACCTGGCATTTATGTCACATACAATGGTGACTTTTTTGACTGGCCATTTTTAGAGAAGAGGGCTGCTCACCATGGGATAAAAATGAATGAG GAGATTGGTTTCCAATGTGACAATAATCAGGGGGAGTGCCGGGCTAAGTTTTCTTGCCATCTTGACTGTTTTGCTTGGGTGAAGCGAGACAGTTACCTTCCACAAGGAAGCCAAGGTCTAAAG GCTGTTACAAAAGCCAAGCTAGGTTATGATCCTCTGGAGGTTAATCCAGAAGATATGGTTCGCTTTGCAATGGAGCAGCCACAG ACAATGGCTTCTTATTCCGTATCAGATGCTGTTGCGACATACTACCTATACATGACTTATGTCCATCCTTTCATCTTTTCTCTTGCAACCATAATACCTATGTCACCTGATGAGGTATTGCGGAAAGGAAGTGGGACACTTTGTGAAATGCTGCTAATGGTCCAG GCATTCAAGGCTAATGTCATTTGTCCTAACAAGCACCAAGCTGATCTCGAAAAATTCTACAACAACCGTTTATTAGAAAGTGAAACCTATATTGGTGGTCATGTTGAGTGTCTTGAAACTGGTGTATTTAGATCTGATCTTCCCACAAAGTTCCAACTTGAACCATCAGCATATGAG CAACTCATTGGAAATCTTGATCGTGATCTGCAATATGCCATTTCTGTAGAAGGAAAATTGGATATTGGTTCTGTCACAAATTATGATGAAGTCAAGGATGCCATAAATCAAAAG CTTGTTTCATTGCGAGATCACCCAATTCGTGAAGAGCGCCCTCTTATCTATCATCTTGATGTTGCTGCAATGTATCCAAATATCATTTTAACAAATAGACTCCAG CCACCATCTATAGTTACAGATGTGGACTGCACAGCATGTGATTTCAATCGTCCTGGCAAAAATTGCCTCAGAAATCTTGAATGGGTCTGGCGAGGAGAGACCTACATGGCAAAAAAGAA TGACTATTATCACATAAAGAGGCAAATTGAGTCAGAGCTGATTCAATCTGGTGGTATCGCATCATCAAAGCCTTTTCTTGACCTCTCAAAACCTGAACATTTACTTAAACTAAAGGATCGTTTAAAGAAATACTGCCAAAAG GCGCACAAAAGAGTAGTTGATAAACCAATTACAGAAGTCAGAGAAGCTGGAATATGCATGCGTGAAAATTCATTCTATGTAGACACAGTACGAAG CTTTCGTGATAGAAGATATGAATACAAAGGTCTTAACAAAACATGGAAAGGAAAATTGGCAGAAGCTAAAGCCAGTGGAAATTCTATGAAAATTCAGGAAGCACAG GACATGGTTGTTTTATATGATTCTTTGCAACTTGCTCACAAGTGCATATTGAATTCTTTTTATGGATATGTCATGCGCAA GGGAGCAAGATGGTACTCTATGGAAATGGCTGGGGTAGTTACATATACTGGTGCGAAGATTATCCAAAATGCTCGGTTACTTGTAGAAAAAATTGGAAGGCCACTGGAACTGGATACAGATGGCATTTGGTGTGTTTTGCCTGGTTCTTTTCCAGAGAACTTTACTTTTAAGACAAA AGCTGGGAAGAAGCTAACAATATCTTATCCCTGTGTCATGCTTAATGTTGATGTTGCGAGAAATAACACTAATGATCAATATCAA ACGCTGAAAGACCCAGTAAATAAGCTATATACAACACACAGTGAGTGTTCCATTGAATTTGAGGTCGATGGACCTTACAAG GCCATGATCCTACCTGCCTCTAAAGAGGAAGGGATTCTGATAAAGAAGAGGTATGCTGTCTTCAATGAAGATGGCACCTTGGCTGAACTTAAAGGTTTTGAGATTAAGCGTAGAGGTGAGCTGAAGCTCATTAAAGTTTTTCAG GCTGAGGTATTTGACAAGTTTCTCCACGGCTCAACGTTGGAGGAATGCTATTCTGCTGTTGCCTCTGTTGCTAACCGGTGGTTGGATCTACTGGAT AATCAGGGAATTGATATTGCTGACAGTGAGTTGCTCGATTTCATATCGGAGTCAAGCACAATGAGTAAATCTTTAGTTGACTATGGGGAGCAGAAATCATGTGCTGTAACTACAGCAAAAAGACTTGCTGAATTTCTTGGAGATTCAATGGTTAAAGACAAAGGACTACATTGCCAATATATCGTCGCTCGGGAGCCACAA GGCACTCCAGTGAGCGAGCGTGCTGTTCCAGTAGCTATATTTGAGACAGATCCTG AGATTGCGAAGCATTATTTAAGGAAATGGTGCAGAGTCTCCTCTGATGCAAGCATTCGATCTATTGTTGATTGGTCCTATTACAAGCAGCGCCTAAGTTCAGCTATTCAGAAAATCATAACAATTCCTGCAGCAATGCAAAAG ATCTCAAATCCTGTTCCTCGAGTTCTTCATCCTGATTGGTTACACAAAAAGGTCAGGGAGAAAGATGATCGATTTCGGCAGCGTAAACTACGTGATATCTTCAGTCCCTTGGCTAAAGATGAGGGCATGCAGAACTTGAATGGGGCTGGAGATATGGAAGATTTATTAATGTCAAACAAGGATTTGAGAAAAAATTCTTCCCATGGTTTGGACATTGACAAAGAAAATAATCCAAATGGGGCATCAGTGGGAGCTGGTTCAAATAATAGCAAAAAACAACAAAATTCTGTAACTGGGTTGAATGTTCCACTCTCTTCACAAATCCAAAATGTGGCTGCTGATGAAACAACTGATAGGAGTACTGATTATCAAGGATGGCTTGATGCTAAGAAGAGAAAATGGAAACATGTCCGTGAACAAAAAAAACGTCGGAG GCTGGGTGCTGCTGCCACTTTTGATGGTCCTACCAATGCTTTGCTTTCTTCAAGAAATGTCAGTCAGTTACCTGGCAACAGTCGGAATCGAGCTACATTTTTCCAGAAACAAGAATTGGCCCTCTTTAGATCACATTGGCAG ATAATCCAGCTTGCTTCAAGTACAACAGCTGGCCGCTTTTTTGCGTGGGTTGTGGCTGAGGGGATCATGTTCAAGATTCCTATCAACGTGCCTAGAGTTTTTTATCTGAACTCAAAGGCTCCTGTCACAGAAGAGTTTCCAGGAAGGCGTGTGAAGAAGATTCTTCCACATGGACGACCTTGTTTCAATCTCATTGAG GTTGTAACTACTGAAGAACAGTTCAGGGCTGAAGGCAAAAAACTTGCTGCTCATCTAGCAGAGCCAGATGTTGAG GGAATATATGAGACAAAAATTCCACCGGAGCTCAATGCTGTTATCCAAATTGGCTGTGTATGTAAAGTGGACAAATCTGCGAAAAAACGAAGTATACAAGATGGATGGGATCTTGCTGAGTTGCAGATGAAAACAACCGCAGAGTGCTCATACCTGGAGCAAACAGTTTCATTTTTCTATTTATACCACAG CTTGTCTGAAGGAAGGGCTGTATATGTATTTTACTTCCCTACATCTTTCAGAATACTTGCAGTGGTTGTCAATCCTTTCCGGAATACTGAAATATCTCCGTCATTTCTTGAAAAACAATTTCGAGATGCTTGCCAAGCCCTTGGTTCTGTTCCTGAGAATCTCACTTTCCAT GTGGACTACCAAACATCAATTGATGCAGGTACCAAATACGTGCAAAGAATGTTACTCGAGTACAG ACAACAACATCCTGGACCTGTCATAGGCATCATTGAGTGCCCTAAACTCCAAGCTATAAAGGCAGCTGTACGAGCACTTGACGATTTCCCATGTGTAACCATTCCTAGCAATGCAAGGGACAACAACTATCAG GCTCTTGGTTGGCAAGCAACAGCTGGCCGAACAAGCATGCAGCGTTGTGCTGCATCAACCCAATGGTTCAATGAACGGATTTCACTTGCTAGATATGCTCAT GTGCCATTGGGTAATTTCGAACTAGATTGGCTTCTTTATACCGCTGATGTGTTCTTTTCAAGGGCATTGCGTGATCAACAACAG GTACTGTGGATATCTGATGATGGAATTCCCGATCTAGGAGGCACTTATGAAGGAGACACGTGTTTTGCTGATGAA GTCATTCAGCCTGCACTTACTTATCCTGGTGCATATAGAAGGGTTTCTGTTGAGCTTAAG ATCCATCATTTGGCGGTTAATTCTCTCCTAAAGAGTAGTCAACTGGATGAAATGGAAGGAGGATCAATTAGTAGCTTCGGAAACGACATGCCTCCTGGTCCACATGCCACTGAGTCTGACTTTGATGATGCGAGCTTATGTTTACCTGCTTTCCAGGTGCTAAAGCAACTCATTCAAAGATGCATTTCAGATGCAGTGTCATCTGGAAATGTATTTGCTGATGCAATATTGCAACATCTCTACCGCTGGCTTTGCAG CCCACGATCGAAGCTTCATGACCCAGCTCTCCATCGTCTTCTTCATAAT GTCATGAAGAAAGTCTTTGCTCTATTGTTGGCTGAGTTCCGAAAGCTGGGAGCTAATGTTATCTTtgcaaacttttccaagatTATCATAGATACTGGAAAAGTAGACTTGGCATCAGCACATGCATACTGTGATAGCTTATTAAAAACATTACAAACAAG GGACCTTTTCGAGTGGATAGAGCTGGAACCATTGCACTTTTGGCATTCCTTATTATTCATGGATCAG TATAACTATGGCGGCATTCAAGCTAAAACACAAAACGTGGATTCTTCAGATGGTGATAATGATATTGACATTGTTTCGAGCTGGAACATAGCAGAATACTTGCCAAAAGATACACAG GATCACTTTGTCTTAATTGTATCGGAGTTCCTATACATTCCATGGAAATTCATGAAAGAACAAGTAGCTACTCAAGCAACTATAAGGGATGATACCTCATGCACTCCATCTATAACAGTCATGGCTGCTGAGAACCTCGAGGGCCAGGTCATAGAACACCTCCGTGACAAG ATTAGCACTTACTTTGCAGACAAGCTTTTAAGAACTGTAAGTGATATACTTCACCATTTCAAAGGGAAAAGCAAGTCTGAGTCAGATGAACCTGCAAGTAGAGAATCTGATCCTCACACACATAAAGGCGATGCTGCATTGGAGTTCATTAAGCATATTTGTGCTGTTCTTGCTCTTGATCAAAATGTTCAGCATGATATTCTG CGAATGAGGAAGAACTTGTTGAAGTTGGTTCGTGTAAAGGAGTTTGCTCCAGAAGCACAATTCCAAGACCCATGTGCCTCATTCACTCTGCCAAATGTGATTTGCAG CTATTGCAATGATTGTCGGGACCTGGATCTCTGCCGCGACTCAACTCTCCAAGGCCAGGAGTGGAGGTGCGCGGTGCCACAGTGCGGGCAGCCGTACCACCGTGAGCAGATGGAGAACGCACTCCTACAGGTGGTTCGGCAGCGGGAGAGGCTGTACCACTTGCAGGATCTGGTGTGCCTGCGCTGCAGGCAAGTGAAGGCCGCACATTTGTCTGACCAATGCTCGTGCGGAGGCTCGTTCCGGTGCAAGGAAGAATCATCATATTTCCTCAGCAAGATGCAGGTGTTCCGGGACGTCGCGGTCAGCCAAAAATTCCAGCTCCTGCAAGATTGCGTGGAATGGATTCTTGAAGTCAGATGA
- the LOC112886836 gene encoding peroxidase 5-like, with amino-acid sequence MARLNAVLPLCVALLAVLAGQSAAGRYYSDKVQDKVRKEVEKAMAYNPSVGPALVRLVFHDCWVNGCDGSVLLDKTPTDGTNTEKKAVNNIGLAGFEVIDTIKQKVGAAASCADILAFAGRDAADILSGGKIFYTIPAGRKDGVVSSAAAADANLPESTFDFGQLQTNFAAPGRNFSVEELVVLSGAHSIGVAHLSSYRDRLGADATPIDSDYQSALVKATPPELLGRGQNPTVPNNPRDASAAFQKDAAYDPAAVGVSPTRGVLDNSYYHNNLINKVLFKSDWVLRTDGFAASKLQEYKDNAPEWNSDFAAAMVKLSNLPAQGKNLEIRKNCRFTNQQYYY; translated from the exons ATGGCGAGGCTCAACGCCGTTCTACCTCTGTGCGTGGCACTGCTCGCCGTCCTCGCCGGGCAGTCGGCCGCCGGCCGGTACTACTCGGACAAAGTCCAGGACAAGGTGAGGAAGGAGGTGGAGAAGGCCATGGCGTACAACCCCAGCGTCGGCCCCGCCCTCGTCCGCTTGGTGTTCCATGACTGCTGGGTCAAT GGTTGTGATGGATCCGTGCTCCTGGACAAGACGCCCACCGACGGCACCAACACCGAGAAGAAGGCCGTCAACAACATCGGCCTCGCGGGCTTCGAGGTCATCGACACCATCAAGCAGAAggtcggcgccgccgcctcctgcgccGACATCCTCGCGTTCGCGGGGCGCGACGCGGCAGACATCCTCAGCGGCGGCAAGATCTTCTACACCATCCCGGCCGGCCGCAAGGACGGCGTCgtctcctccgccgcggccgcggacgCCAACCTCCCGGAGTCCACCTTCGACTTCGGCCAGCTGCAGACCAACTTCGCCGCGCCCGGCCGGAACTTCAGCGTCGAGGAGCTCGTCGTCCTCTCCGGCGCGCACTCCATCGGCGTCGCGCACCTCTCGTCCTACCGGGACCGCCTCGGCGCCGACGCCACGCCCATCGACTCCGACTACCAGTCGGCGCTCGTCAAGGCCACGCCCCCGGAGCTGCTGGGCAGAGGGCAGAACCCGACGGTGCCCAACAACCCCCGTGACGCGAGCGCCGCGTTCCAGAAGGACGCCGCCTACGACCCCGCGGCCGTGGGGGTGAGCCCCACCAGGGGCGTCCTGGACAACAGCTACTACCACAACAACCTCATCAACAAGGTGCTCTTCAAGTCCGACTGGGTGCTGCGCACGGACGGCTTCGCCGCCAGCAAGCTGCAGGAGTACAAGGACAACGCGCCGGAGTGGAACTCCGACTTCGCCGCCGCCATGGTCAAGCTCAGCAACCTGCCCGCACAGGGCAAGAATCTGGAGATCAGGAAGAACTGCAGGTTCACCAACCAGCAGTACTACTACTAG